The following are encoded together in the Streptomyces flavofungini genome:
- a CDS encoding NUDIX hydrolase — MSFRLAAYAVCVEGGRVLLARHVPPHGEPTWTLPGGRVEHAEDPFDAVIREVAEETGCDAVVERLLGVDSRVIPAADRPSPGLPEHQNVGVFYRCRITGGSLRPEPNGEIAESRWTPIPEVARLRRSSLVDIGLDLARTVPPTGHVAPVAVGGLIQH, encoded by the coding sequence ATGAGTTTCCGGCTCGCGGCGTACGCCGTGTGCGTCGAGGGCGGCCGGGTGCTGCTGGCGCGGCACGTGCCGCCTCACGGCGAACCCACCTGGACTCTTCCCGGAGGCCGGGTGGAGCACGCGGAGGATCCGTTCGACGCGGTGATCCGGGAGGTCGCCGAGGAGACGGGCTGCGACGCTGTGGTCGAACGCCTCCTCGGCGTGGACTCACGGGTGATCCCCGCAGCGGACCGCCCCTCCCCCGGCCTGCCCGAGCACCAGAACGTCGGCGTCTTCTACCGCTGCCGCATCACCGGCGGCTCCCTCCGCCCGGAGCCGAACGGCGAGATCGCCGAGTCGCGCTGGACCCCGATCCCGGAGGTCGCGCGCCTGCGCCGCTCGTCCCTGGTCGACATCGGCCTCGACCTCGCGCGGACCGTCCCGCCGACCGGGCATGTGGCGCCCGTCGCGGTCGGTGGGCTGATCCAGCACTGA